One region of Ahniella affigens genomic DNA includes:
- a CDS encoding RNA polymerase sigma factor — translation MSSWTAVFAQHSGELRAVLARVLGDPSLAEDCVQDTALRVLDQPIESVRDPRAFLFQVGYNLAKDALRRRQVRQSESLDEHEGVERVADVSPTPDALLQSRQQWAQVSTALAAMPPQRRRVLWLMRVEGMSQKEVAAELGLSPKTVENHMTLALKSLASLIKERV, via the coding sequence GTGAGCAGCTGGACCGCGGTATTTGCCCAGCACAGCGGCGAGCTCCGGGCGGTGCTGGCGCGCGTGCTCGGCGACCCAAGCCTGGCCGAGGACTGTGTCCAGGACACCGCTTTGCGAGTACTTGATCAGCCCATCGAAAGCGTGCGGGACCCACGCGCGTTTCTGTTCCAGGTCGGCTACAACTTGGCCAAAGATGCGCTGCGCCGCCGGCAGGTCCGGCAATCCGAATCGCTGGACGAGCACGAAGGCGTCGAGCGCGTTGCCGATGTCTCCCCAACCCCCGATGCCCTGCTGCAGTCGCGCCAGCAATGGGCACAAGTCAGCACGGCGCTGGCGGCGATGCCCCCGCAGCGGCGGCGCGTGCTGTGGCTGATGCGCGTGGAAGGGATGAGCCAAAAGGAAGTCGCGGCCGAGCTTGGCCTGAGCCCGAAAACCGTGGAAAACCACATGACCCTGGCCTTGAAATCGCTGGCCAGCCTGATCAAGGAGCGCGTATGA